A window of Actinobacillus suis ATCC 33415 contains these coding sequences:
- a CDS encoding serine aminopeptidase domain-containing protein, whose product MHLKYLSLALLIGTASAQTVNFNLQAKVFDYGQNVTAIELETKHLAIPAKALKTSDFQVHAKSSLPINAMGNKVAGEFDTERKITKVTLNKQGNIVLSLEHGKDIVGANTLAYIAGDIGRNVQLGLDYQIRQTRDLALLPKDTTYRQQALIDHEVAKFTAYTSQQGIHYQLFQPQNSHEKRPLIIWLHGNGEGGVGAYQNNISTLLANRGGVAFASDEAQKIFGGAYVVVPQVPDTWYLNYQKDYIHQIKALIDEVNANHQIDRDRIYLFGASAGGYMSLRMLLEYPDFFAATVATAPALDKAPIAGGVPTTEQELQRIQGKPLWLVHAANDPTISYPATSKRVFQTLRDHGAILSVYPEVKIGKTTYNGHWSWIYTLRNIPKTPHGESLFEWTAKQKR is encoded by the coding sequence ATGCATCTTAAATACCTTTCGTTGGCATTACTTATCGGGACGGCAAGTGCGCAAACCGTCAATTTCAACTTACAAGCAAAAGTCTTCGATTATGGTCAGAATGTGACGGCTATTGAGCTTGAAACTAAACATTTAGCTATTCCGGCTAAAGCACTAAAAACCTCAGATTTCCAAGTACACGCTAAATCTTCGTTACCCATTAATGCGATGGGGAATAAAGTTGCCGGCGAATTTGATACGGAGCGAAAAATTACTAAAGTAACATTGAATAAACAGGGAAATATCGTACTTTCTCTCGAACACGGTAAGGATATTGTCGGCGCTAATACATTGGCTTATATCGCGGGAGATATCGGGCGTAATGTACAACTTGGCTTAGATTATCAAATACGCCAAACCCGAGATTTAGCATTGTTGCCAAAAGATACGACCTACCGCCAACAAGCACTGATTGATCATGAAGTGGCAAAATTCACCGCCTACACATCTCAACAAGGCATTCATTATCAATTATTCCAACCGCAAAATTCTCATGAAAAACGACCGCTTATCATCTGGCTACACGGTAATGGTGAAGGTGGCGTCGGTGCTTATCAAAACAATATTTCAACGCTACTCGCCAACCGTGGCGGAGTTGCATTTGCTAGTGATGAAGCACAAAAGATTTTCGGCGGCGCTTATGTTGTTGTGCCTCAAGTACCGGATACTTGGTATCTCAATTATCAAAAAGACTATATTCACCAAATTAAAGCATTAATTGATGAGGTAAATGCTAACCATCAAATTGACCGAGACCGAATTTATCTGTTTGGTGCTTCTGCCGGCGGTTATATGTCATTGCGTATGTTGCTTGAATATCCTGACTTTTTTGCAGCAACCGTTGCCACTGCACCGGCTTTAGATAAAGCGCCGATTGCAGGCGGCGTACCGACCACCGAACAGGAATTACAACGAATTCAAGGCAAGCCGCTTTGGCTGGTACACGCCGCGAACGACCCAACCATTTCTTACCCGGCAACCAGCAAACGCGTATTCCAAACCCTACGTGATCACGGTGCGATTTTAAGTGTTTATCCGGAAGTTAAAATCGGCAAAACAACTTACAACGGACATTGGTCTTGGATTTACACCTTACGTAATATTCCAAAAACACCACATGGCGAGTCGCTCTTTGAATGGACGGCGAAACAAAAACGCTAG
- a CDS encoding glycoside hydrolase family 1 protein, with protein sequence MSNLKPFPANFLWGGATAANQIEGGFDADGKGLSAADMVAYVPKEERGAHSAAIEVTSERIESILSGKFQGRFPKRDGIDFYHKYKDDIALFAEMGFKCFRISIHWARIFPNGYDEQPNEAGLKYYDDMFDEMLKHGIQPMVTLCHYETPLGLVQKYNGWLHRDVIGHFLRYAETVFKRYKDKVKYWLTFNEINMITMHSPYTGGGVVIDRIPEAERENAKYQALHHQFVASALATKLLHEIIPDGKMGCMLARLHHYALTADPKDQRLAQWGNQQNLFFTDVHARGEYPRYMLRHWQENNVHIHKEFGDDAILKQYPVDFISFSYYMSVCVTTHDEGEKVGGNLIEGVKNPYLNASDWGWQIDPEGLRITLNDMYDRYQKPLFIVENGLGAYDQVEADGSIHDHYRIDYLRAHIQQMQEAISDGVELIGYLEWGPIDLVSMSTSEMSKRYGFIHVDLDDLGNGTGKRSRKDSFYWYKKVIASNGTDLA encoded by the coding sequence ATGAGCAATTTAAAACCGTTTCCAGCGAATTTTTTATGGGGTGGCGCAACGGCTGCCAATCAAATTGAAGGTGGCTTTGATGCGGATGGTAAAGGTTTATCCGCTGCGGATATGGTTGCATACGTACCAAAAGAAGAGCGTGGTGCGCACAGTGCTGCGATTGAAGTGACTTCAGAGCGTATCGAATCTATTTTATCCGGCAAATTCCAAGGTCGCTTCCCTAAACGAGACGGCATTGATTTCTATCACAAGTATAAAGACGATATCGCCCTCTTTGCTGAAATGGGCTTTAAATGCTTCCGTATCTCTATTCATTGGGCAAGAATTTTCCCGAACGGTTATGATGAACAGCCGAATGAAGCGGGCCTAAAATACTATGACGATATGTTTGATGAAATGCTCAAACACGGTATTCAACCGATGGTGACCCTTTGTCACTATGAAACTCCATTAGGTTTGGTGCAAAAATATAACGGTTGGCTACATCGTGACGTTATCGGGCATTTCTTACGCTATGCGGAAACCGTGTTTAAGCGTTATAAAGACAAAGTGAAATATTGGTTAACGTTTAATGAAATCAATATGATCACTATGCATAGCCCTTATACCGGTGGCGGCGTGGTTATAGATCGTATTCCCGAAGCGGAACGTGAAAACGCTAAATACCAAGCGCTTCATCATCAATTTGTCGCCAGTGCGCTCGCAACCAAATTACTGCACGAAATCATTCCGGACGGCAAAATGGGCTGTATGCTAGCCCGTTTACATCACTATGCGTTAACCGCCGATCCGAAAGACCAACGTCTGGCACAATGGGGTAATCAGCAAAACTTGTTCTTCACAGATGTTCACGCTCGTGGTGAGTACCCACGTTATATGTTGCGCCACTGGCAAGAAAATAACGTGCACATTCACAAAGAATTCGGAGATGATGCGATTCTGAAACAATATCCGGTCGATTTTATTTCCTTTAGTTACTATATGTCGGTTTGTGTTACTACACACGACGAAGGCGAGAAAGTTGGTGGCAATCTGATTGAAGGCGTGAAAAATCCGTATCTTAACGCCTCCGATTGGGGTTGGCAAATCGATCCGGAAGGGTTACGTATTACATTAAACGATATGTACGATCGTTATCAAAAACCGCTCTTCATTGTCGAAAACGGGCTAGGTGCCTATGACCAAGTTGAAGCGGACGGAAGCATTCATGACCATTATCGCATCGATTATTTACGTGCGCATATCCAACAAATGCAAGAAGCAATTTCAGACGGTGTGGAATTGATCGGTTATTTGGAATGGGGGCCGATTGATTTGGTGAGTATGTCGACTTCCGAAATGTCAAAACGCTACGGATTTATTCATGTCGATTTGGACGACCTTGGCAACGGCACCGGCAAACGTAGCCGTAAAGATTCATTCTACTGGTACAAAAAAGTTATCGCCAGCAACGGAACTGATTTAGCATAA
- the licT gene encoding BglG family transcription antiterminator LicT, translating into MLKITKVFNNNAVLAENELQTELVVLGKGVAFAKKLGDCVDADLIEKTFSLNKSPFTPHLIALLEQIPPIYFQLTNQIVNEANKQLGTPLSNSIYVSLTDHLFHAIERAKNNQQIPNALTYEIQRLYRAEFALGLFAIAKIHEHLKVELDEHEAAFIALHIFNARTDGSTMHDTYQATQIIKDILRLVRLQFNHHFDEDSYDFQRFLTHLQHFAQRFFISGQHSTGDDDFLYQQTKLAYPKAYQCVEKINHYLQQHYQKSLNQDEQLYLTIHIQRVVKSK; encoded by the coding sequence ATGCTCAAAATCACCAAAGTATTTAACAATAATGCTGTACTTGCTGAAAATGAACTGCAAACCGAATTGGTTGTGCTTGGAAAAGGGGTCGCTTTTGCTAAAAAGTTGGGAGATTGCGTTGATGCCGATCTGATTGAAAAAACCTTTAGTCTCAATAAAAGTCCGTTTACACCGCACTTGATCGCTCTACTTGAACAAATTCCACCGATTTATTTTCAACTGACCAATCAAATCGTTAACGAAGCGAATAAACAACTCGGCACACCTCTTTCCAACAGCATTTACGTCAGCCTGACCGATCACCTTTTCCATGCGATTGAACGTGCTAAAAATAATCAACAGATCCCAAATGCGCTTACCTACGAAATCCAACGTCTTTATCGTGCGGAATTTGCACTCGGATTATTTGCTATCGCCAAAATTCACGAGCATTTAAAGGTAGAATTAGACGAACATGAGGCCGCTTTTATCGCCCTCCATATTTTTAACGCCCGCACGGATGGTTCAACCATGCATGATACCTACCAAGCTACGCAAATCATCAAAGACATCTTGCGCTTAGTACGCTTACAATTCAATCATCATTTCGATGAAGATAGCTACGATTTCCAGCGTTTTCTTACCCATTTACAACATTTTGCCCAACGTTTTTTCATTTCCGGACAACACTCGACTGGCGATGATGATTTTCTCTATCAACAAACAAAGTTGGCTTATCCTAAAGCGTACCAATGTGTAGAAAAAATTAATCACTATCTCCAACAACATTACCAAAAATCTCTTAATCAAGATGAACAGCTCTATTTAACTATTCATATTCAGCGAGTGGTTAAAAGTAAATAA
- the ppsA gene encoding phosphoenolpyruvate synthase gives MPNRNIIWFENLRMTDVEIVGGKNASLGEMISQLTEKGVRVPNGFATTASAYRKFLAHNGLNERISAALAQLDVEDVVALAQVGKNIRQWILDTPFPAELDAEINQAWQTMVNEAGSDQISVAVRSSATAEDLPDASFAGQQETLLNINGLDNVKEAMKHVFASLYNDRAISYRVHKGFAHDVVALSAGVQRMVRSDSGAAGVMFSIDTESGFEDVVFITASYGLGETVVQGAVNPDEFYVHKPTLNANRPAILRKTLGAKQIKMIFSQQAQAGKSVQVIDVPAAERRQFAISDAEITELAQYAVIIEQHYGRTMDIEWGRDGIDGKLYILQARPETVKSQEKAQGNTLQRYTLSGERKVLIKGRAIGQKIGQGKVRLVKDASEMDQVQAGDVLVADITDPDWEPVMKRASAIITNRGGRTCHAAIIARELGIPAVVGCGNATELLTSGQEVTVSCAEGDTGLIYQGLLDVKVDHIALDNMPQAPVKIMMNVGNPELAFSFAKLPSEGIGLARMEFIINRQIGIHPQALIEFDRLDSDLQEEISERIAGYASPVEFYVDKIAEGVATLAASVYPRKAIVRMSDFKSNEYAGLIGGDLYEPHEENPMIGFRGAARYVSEEFSQAFALECQAIKRVRDEMGLTNVEVMIPFVRTLQEARQVVETLKANGLERGKNGLRLIMMCEVPSNAILAEQFLAYFDGFSIGSNDMTQLTLGVDRDSGGPIAATFDERNEAVKAMLSMAIQACRKQGKYVGICGQGPSDHPDFAQWLVEEGIETLSLNPDTVIETWLYLAENIKH, from the coding sequence ATGCCAAATCGCAACATTATCTGGTTCGAAAATTTACGAATGACCGACGTTGAAATTGTCGGCGGTAAAAATGCCTCATTAGGCGAAATGATTAGTCAACTTACTGAAAAAGGCGTACGTGTGCCAAATGGTTTTGCTACAACTGCCAGCGCATATCGTAAATTTCTCGCCCATAATGGCTTAAATGAACGTATTTCAGCGGCATTAGCGCAATTAGATGTTGAAGACGTGGTTGCCCTTGCCCAAGTGGGTAAAAATATCCGTCAATGGATTTTAGACACACCGTTTCCTGCCGAGCTTGATGCTGAAATCAATCAAGCATGGCAAACCATGGTAAATGAAGCCGGCTCGGATCAAATTTCAGTTGCAGTACGTTCTTCGGCAACTGCGGAAGATTTACCGGATGCTTCATTTGCCGGCCAACAAGAAACTCTCTTGAATATCAATGGGTTAGACAATGTCAAAGAGGCGATGAAACACGTATTTGCTTCACTCTACAATGACCGAGCGATCTCTTACCGTGTACACAAAGGCTTTGCGCATGATGTGGTTGCCCTTTCTGCCGGTGTTCAACGTATGGTGCGTTCGGACAGTGGCGCTGCCGGTGTAATGTTCTCGATTGATACCGAAAGCGGCTTTGAAGATGTGGTCTTTATTACCGCTTCATACGGCTTAGGTGAAACCGTGGTGCAAGGCGCGGTAAACCCAGATGAATTCTATGTGCATAAACCGACACTCAACGCCAATCGCCCAGCTATTTTGCGTAAAACGCTTGGCGCTAAACAAATTAAAATGATTTTCAGCCAACAGGCGCAAGCAGGAAAATCAGTACAAGTTATTGATGTGCCGGCAGCAGAACGCCGCCAATTTGCCATCAGCGATGCGGAGATTACTGAGTTAGCGCAATATGCAGTAATTATTGAACAACATTACGGCCGCACAATGGATATTGAATGGGGTCGTGACGGTATTGACGGTAAGCTCTACATTCTGCAGGCACGTCCGGAAACAGTAAAATCACAAGAAAAAGCACAAGGCAATACCTTACAACGTTATACCCTTTCCGGTGAGCGTAAAGTGCTGATTAAAGGTCGAGCAATCGGACAAAAAATCGGACAAGGTAAAGTGCGTTTAGTGAAAGATGCTTCAGAAATGGATCAAGTCCAAGCCGGTGACGTGTTAGTGGCGGATATTACCGATCCGGATTGGGAACCGGTCATGAAACGTGCTTCGGCAATTATCACCAATCGTGGCGGACGTACTTGCCATGCGGCAATTATTGCGCGTGAATTGGGTATTCCTGCCGTGGTAGGCTGCGGCAATGCCACTGAACTGCTAACAAGCGGTCAAGAAGTAACAGTTTCTTGCGCCGAAGGCGACACCGGTTTAATTTACCAAGGGTTATTAGATGTGAAAGTTGACCACATTGCGCTCGATAATATGCCGCAAGCACCGGTAAAAATTATGATGAATGTTGGCAATCCGGAACTGGCTTTCTCATTTGCTAAATTGCCAAGTGAAGGTATCGGTTTAGCTCGTATGGAATTTATCATCAACCGCCAAATCGGTATTCACCCGCAAGCCCTGATTGAATTTGACCGCTTAGACAGCGATCTGCAAGAAGAAATCAGTGAACGTATTGCTGGCTACGCTTCACCGGTTGAATTTTATGTCGATAAAATTGCTGAAGGTGTGGCAACACTTGCCGCCTCCGTTTACCCACGTAAAGCGATTGTGCGTATGTCCGATTTTAAATCGAATGAATATGCCGGTTTAATCGGCGGTGATTTATACGAACCGCACGAAGAAAACCCGATGATCGGTTTCCGTGGCGCTGCACGCTATGTTTCTGAGGAATTCAGCCAAGCATTCGCTCTTGAATGCCAAGCAATCAAACGTGTACGAGATGAAATGGGACTCACCAATGTTGAAGTGATGATTCCGTTTGTACGTACTCTGCAAGAAGCACGCCAAGTGGTTGAAACCTTAAAAGCTAACGGTTTAGAACGTGGTAAAAACGGCTTACGTCTTATTATGATGTGCGAAGTGCCGAGCAATGCTATTTTAGCCGAACAATTCTTAGCTTATTTTGACGGCTTCTCGATTGGTTCAAACGATATGACCCAGCTCACCTTAGGTGTTGACCGTGATAGCGGTGGCCCGATTGCCGCGACCTTCGACGAACGCAATGAAGCGGTTAAAGCAATGCTTAGTATGGCGATCCAAGCTTGTCGTAAGCAAGGCAAATATGTCGGCATTTGCGGACAAGGCCCGAGCGATCACCCTGATTTCGCGCAGTGGCTGGTTGAAGAAGGCATCGAAACGCTTTCACTCAATCCGGATACCGTGATCGAAACTTGGTTATATTTAGCTGAAAACATCAAACATTAA